From a single Pseudomonas triticicola genomic region:
- a CDS encoding chaperone modulator CbpM encodes MSSPLIVQLDLAEFCEAADLSDVYVIEIVEHGILEPQGAQPREWRFTDYELALAKRAAKLRRDLELEWEGVALALDLLDEVKQLRAENRMLRQRLGRLVVE; translated from the coding sequence ATGAGCAGCCCCCTGATCGTTCAACTGGACCTGGCAGAATTCTGTGAGGCGGCCGACTTGTCGGACGTCTACGTGATCGAAATCGTCGAGCACGGCATCCTCGAACCTCAGGGCGCGCAGCCCCGGGAATGGCGCTTCACCGATTACGAATTGGCCTTGGCCAAGCGTGCGGCGAAGCTGCGCCGTGATCTGGAACTGGAGTGGGAAGGCGTCGCGCTGGCGCTGGATCTGCTGGATGAGGTGAAGCAGTTGCGCGCCGAGAACCGCATGTTGCGCCAGCGGTTGGGGCGGTTGGTGGTTGAGTAG
- a CDS encoding DnaJ C-terminal domain-containing protein, whose amino-acid sequence MDFKDYYKILGVEPTADDKAIKAAYRKLARKYHPDVSKEKDAEAKFKDASEAYEALKSADKRAEYDELRRYGQHGQPFQGPPGWQSRGGFGGGGGDTGDFSDFFSSIFGNRGPGFGGAESRQSRGRRGQDVEMELPVFLEETLSNESKKVTFQVPQYNAHGQHVSNTSKSLNVKIPAGVTDGERIRLKGQGAPGIGGGANGDLYLTIRFAPHPKFDVEGENLIITLPLAPWELALGTEVAVPTLTGKINLKVPAGSQNGQRMRAKGHGLLNKAGERGYLFVQLKAVMPKASDDEVKALWQELAKKAAFNPRENF is encoded by the coding sequence ATGGACTTCAAAGACTATTACAAGATACTCGGCGTGGAGCCGACAGCCGACGACAAGGCCATCAAGGCGGCCTATCGCAAGCTGGCGCGCAAATACCACCCCGATGTCAGCAAGGAAAAAGACGCCGAGGCCAAGTTCAAGGACGCCTCGGAAGCCTATGAAGCGCTGAAAAGCGCCGACAAGCGCGCCGAATACGACGAACTGCGCCGTTATGGTCAGCATGGTCAGCCGTTCCAGGGCCCGCCGGGCTGGCAGAGCCGTGGCGGCTTCGGTGGCGGCGGTGGCGACACGGGCGACTTCTCGGACTTCTTCAGTTCGATCTTCGGCAATCGCGGCCCCGGTTTTGGTGGCGCCGAGAGCCGCCAATCACGCGGACGCCGAGGGCAAGACGTGGAAATGGAACTGCCGGTCTTCCTCGAAGAGACCCTGTCGAACGAATCGAAGAAAGTCACCTTTCAGGTGCCGCAATACAACGCGCACGGCCAGCACGTCAGCAACACCAGCAAAAGCCTGAACGTGAAGATTCCGGCCGGCGTCACCGACGGCGAGCGGATTCGCCTGAAGGGCCAGGGCGCACCGGGCATCGGTGGCGGGGCCAATGGCGACCTGTACCTGACCATTCGGTTTGCGCCGCACCCGAAATTCGATGTCGAAGGCGAAAACCTGATCATCACCTTGCCGCTGGCTCCATGGGAGTTGGCATTGGGCACTGAAGTGGCCGTGCCGACCCTGACCGGCAAGATCAACCTCAAGGTCCCGGCCGGCAGCCAGAACGGCCAGCGCATGCGCGCCAAGGGCCATGGCCTGCTGAACAAGGCCGGCGAACGCGGTTATCTGTTCGTGCAGCTCAAGGCCGTGATGCCGAAAGCCTCCGACGATGAGGTCAAGGCGCTGTGGCAGGAACTGGCGAAGAAAGCCGCCTTCAATCCGCGAGAGAACTTCTGA
- a CDS encoding Hsp70 family protein, whose product MKDASPARACGIDFGTSNSTVGWLRPGMDTMIALEDDKITLPSVVFFNIEERRPVYGRLALHEYLEGYEGRLMRSLKSLLGSKLIKHDTSVLGTAMPFKDLLGLFIGQLKSRAETAAGREFEQVVLGRPVFFVDDDPLADQEAEDTLVEVARKIGFKEVSFQYEPIAAAFDYESTIEKEELVLIVDIGGGTSDFSLVRLSPDRRGVDNRHDDILATGGVHIGGTDFDKQLSLQGLMPLFGYGSRMKSGAYMPTSHHMNLATWHTINSVYSQKSTLALGSMRYDIEDTGGIDRLFKLIEQRAGHWLAMEVEETKIQLTHADSRHVPLDRIEAGLSVELSRALFESAIEALLERVRGSVTQLLNDAGVAVDQVDTVFFTGGSSGIPALRNSVSAMLPNARHVEGNIFGSIGSGLAIEARKRYGV is encoded by the coding sequence ATGAAAGACGCCTCTCCAGCCCGCGCCTGCGGCATCGACTTCGGCACGTCCAACTCCACCGTCGGCTGGCTGCGCCCCGGCATGGACACCATGATCGCGCTGGAAGACGACAAGATCACCCTGCCGTCGGTGGTCTTCTTCAACATCGAGGAACGTCGCCCGGTCTACGGTCGCCTGGCCCTGCACGAGTATCTGGAAGGCTACGAAGGCCGGCTGATGCGCTCGTTGAAAAGCCTGCTCGGCTCCAAGCTGATCAAGCACGACACCAGCGTCCTCGGCACAGCAATGCCGTTCAAGGACCTGCTCGGGCTGTTCATCGGCCAGCTCAAGAGCCGCGCCGAAACCGCCGCCGGTCGGGAATTCGAGCAAGTGGTGCTGGGCCGTCCGGTGTTCTTCGTCGATGACGATCCACTGGCTGACCAGGAAGCCGAAGACACCCTGGTCGAGGTGGCGCGCAAGATCGGTTTCAAAGAGGTTTCGTTCCAGTACGAACCGATCGCGGCGGCATTCGACTACGAGTCGACCATCGAGAAAGAAGAGCTCGTGCTGATCGTCGACATCGGCGGTGGTACCTCCGACTTCTCGCTGGTGCGCCTGTCCCCCGATCGTCGTGGTGTCGATAACCGTCACGACGACATCCTCGCCACTGGCGGTGTGCACATCGGCGGGACCGATTTCGATAAACAGCTGAGCCTGCAAGGCCTGATGCCGCTGTTCGGCTATGGCAGCCGGATGAAGAGCGGCGCCTACATGCCGACCAGCCATCACATGAACCTGGCGACCTGGCACACGATCAACTCGGTGTACTCGCAGAAATCCACGCTGGCGCTGGGCAGCATGCGCTACGACATCGAAGACACCGGCGGCATCGATCGCCTGTTCAAACTGATCGAACAGCGCGCCGGCCACTGGCTGGCGATGGAAGTGGAAGAAACCAAGATCCAGCTGACCCACGCCGACAGCCGTCATGTGCCGCTGGACCGCATCGAAGCCGGGCTGAGCGTCGAGCTGAGCCGCGCGTTGTTCGAATCGGCGATCGAGGCCTTGCTGGAGCGCGTGCGCGGCAGCGTTACGCAATTGCTCAATGATGCCGGCGTGGCGGTCGATCAGGTCGACACGGTGTTCTTCACTGGTGGTTCGAGCGGCATCCCGGCCCTGCGCAACAGCGTCTCGGCGATGCTGCCGAACGCGCGGCATGTCGAAGGCAACATCTTTGGCAGCATTGGTAGCGGTTTGGCGATTGAAGCCCGCAAACGCTACGGCGTTTAA
- a CDS encoding AI-2E family transporter — protein MPTFSQRHVVFWVSCIIIFGGLLLVLPLRLLPSLLAGLLVFELVNMLTPQLQRLIEGRRARWLAVALLGTLVVSALALIFAGAISFLLHEAENPGASLDKFMGVVDRARGQLPPFIDAYLPASAAEFRVAIGEWASKHLADLQLVGKDAAHMFVTLLIGMVLGAIIALQRIPDVTKRKPLAAALFDRLHLLVQAFRNIVFAQIKISLLNTVFTGIFLAVILPMFGIKLPLTKTLIVLTFLLGLLPVIGNLMSNTLITIVGLSLSIWVAIAALGYLIVIHKLEYFLNARIVGGQISAKSWELLLAMLVFEAAFGLPGVVAGPIYYAYLKSELKLGGMV, from the coding sequence ATGCCAACGTTTTCTCAGCGTCATGTTGTGTTCTGGGTCAGTTGCATCATCATTTTTGGCGGTTTGCTGCTGGTGCTGCCGCTGCGCTTGCTGCCGAGCCTGCTCGCCGGCTTGCTGGTGTTCGAGCTGGTCAACATGCTCACCCCGCAATTGCAACGGCTGATCGAAGGGCGGCGTGCGCGCTGGTTGGCGGTGGCGCTGCTCGGCACGCTGGTGGTGAGTGCGCTCGCGCTGATCTTCGCCGGCGCCATCAGTTTCCTCCTGCATGAAGCGGAAAACCCCGGCGCCTCGCTCGATAAATTCATGGGCGTGGTCGATCGCGCGCGCGGGCAGTTGCCGCCGTTCATCGACGCTTATCTGCCGGCCAGCGCAGCGGAATTTCGCGTGGCGATCGGCGAGTGGGCGAGCAAGCATCTGGCCGACCTGCAACTGGTCGGCAAGGACGCCGCGCACATGTTCGTCACCCTGCTGATCGGCATGGTGCTCGGCGCGATCATCGCCCTGCAGCGCATCCCCGACGTGACCAAGCGCAAGCCGCTGGCCGCCGCTTTGTTCGACCGTTTGCATCTGCTGGTGCAGGCGTTTCGCAACATTGTCTTCGCGCAGATCAAGATTTCCCTGCTCAATACCGTGTTCACCGGGATCTTCCTCGCGGTGATCCTGCCGATGTTCGGCATCAAGCTGCCGCTGACCAAAACCCTGATCGTGCTGACCTTCCTGCTCGGCCTGCTGCCGGTGATCGGCAACCTGATGTCGAACACGCTGATCACCATCGTCGGCCTGTCGCTGTCGATCTGGGTGGCAATCGCCGCGCTGGGCTACCTGATCGTGATCCACAAGCTCGAATACTTTCTCAACGCGCGCATCGTCGGCGGGCAGATCAGTGCCAAGTCTTGGGAGTTGCTCCTGGCGATGCTGGTGTTCGAAGCCGCGTTCGGTTTGCCGGGGGTGGTGGCGGGGCCGATTTATTACGCGTATCTGAAGAGTGAGTTGAAGCTCGGAGGAATGGTTTGA
- a CDS encoding PsiF family protein, translating into MKMLRVPLLMIGLLVCSQGFAATAQQNKMTTCNADATAKSLKGDERKAFMSTCLKAAPAANDGKVLTPQQQKMTTCNADAKTKALTGDARKAFMSECLKKK; encoded by the coding sequence ATGAAGATGTTGCGTGTGCCGTTGTTGATGATCGGGCTGCTTGTGTGTTCCCAGGGTTTCGCCGCCACGGCGCAACAGAACAAGATGACCACCTGCAATGCCGATGCGACGGCCAAAAGCTTGAAGGGCGACGAGCGCAAGGCGTTCATGAGCACCTGCCTGAAAGCGGCACCGGCGGCCAACGACGGCAAGGTGCTGACTCCGCAACAGCAGAAGATGACCACCTGCAATGCCGATGCGAAAACCAAGGCGTTGACCGGCGATGCGCGCAAGGCGTTCATGAGTGAGTGCCTGAAGAAGAAATAA
- a CDS encoding AraC family transcriptional regulator has protein sequence MNSKHIDLLDFSELPSAVYFRYADFNAHEYAAPHRHPWGTLEYAAHGVLHMDVDGSRFMSPPQYAVWVPPEVEHSFYSYQPVNYRAVCLDPSVCTRLPARACTLAISDILKAILKDFAARDVKIPEHEADQRLAQVLVDQLQQAPVQECYLPYASSPGLLTILDALQAAPGDNQPLAHWAAQVHVSERTLARQFVRELGMSFGEWRQRLRYLAAIEALETSRSVQEIAFDLGYSSGSAFIAMFARQAGCTPEQYRRSHLEGRKV, from the coding sequence CCGATTTCAACGCCCACGAATATGCCGCGCCGCATCGCCATCCGTGGGGCACGCTGGAATACGCGGCTCATGGCGTGCTGCACATGGATGTTGACGGCAGCCGCTTCATGTCGCCGCCGCAGTATGCGGTGTGGGTGCCGCCCGAGGTCGAGCACAGTTTCTATAGTTATCAGCCGGTCAACTATCGCGCGGTGTGTCTTGATCCAAGTGTTTGCACACGGTTGCCGGCGCGGGCCTGCACCTTGGCGATCAGCGATATTCTCAAAGCGATTCTCAAGGACTTCGCTGCCCGCGATGTGAAGATTCCCGAGCATGAGGCCGATCAGCGTCTGGCCCAGGTATTGGTCGATCAACTGCAACAGGCACCGGTGCAGGAATGTTACCTGCCGTATGCGAGCAGTCCCGGCTTGCTGACGATTCTCGACGCCTTGCAGGCCGCGCCGGGCGACAACCAACCGTTGGCGCATTGGGCCGCGCAGGTGCATGTCAGCGAGCGCACCCTGGCTCGGCAATTTGTTCGGGAACTAGGAATGAGCTTTGGCGAGTGGCGTCAGCGCTTGCGTTATCTGGCGGCGATCGAGGCGCTGGAAACCTCGCGTTCGGTGCAGGAAATCGCTTTCGACCTCGGCTACAGCAGCGGCTCGGCATTCATCGCCATGTTCGCCCGCCAGGCCGGGTGCACGCCGGAGCAGTATCGGCGCAGCCACCTCGAGGGCAGGAAGGTGTAA